One Candidatus Polarisedimenticolia bacterium genomic region harbors:
- a CDS encoding fused MFS/spermidine synthase: MKPAGRRLLQLCLLLSGAAALILEIAWSRNLSLILGNSHQAVATVVASMMTGLCLGSVAASRALPRLRHLPRAYGTVEMAVGAYAALTPLLFKLVPVLLAPLYSLPGPFFLGARFLLVFLLLLPASAGMGSTLPLATAALSRQGGKESPGEEADSIGGRLYGLNTLGAFLGTLAGGFLLLPAVGLFKSTLAGAGLGLGVGTLVWLLSDSLLDQPAPGGIASRKPSVPADRRFAWVLPLYAASGFVAMVYEITWTRVLAPIAGTSVYSFTLILAAILAGIGLGSLLLSSGRTTAGSDPARGFAVGQILLAAASFASLWGLKALPDLMLFAASRNASRPGGFFFWQFLLFGFIVLTPGMILGALFPFAARLMARVEPSAGAGVGRVYAWNTAGSILGSLAAGFVLVEMLGSETTLAFASGASAALGLLTLAGCSGRKFRLATGSAGALLLVVVPLAIPRWDLYRMTSGVTQILRTLRQKSPSIPLADLIAGSKAPDARVVFHREGKTSTVTVIREWSLTWLRVDGKTDASSTGEDMLTQVLLGQLPFFFAAQPSDACVIGFGSGVTSHAVLTHPIRRLDNVEIERQVVEASRFFREVNFDPLADPRSRLIVDDARTALAYRPATYDVIVSEPSNPWMAGVNNLFTREFYQLVRRRLKPGGVFCQWVQSYELSSASLRSILDTLASVFPQTHLFSSHLGGDMVLLASDRPLALVPGAAELFPDRPRVAEDFARIGVSQISDLAILYTAPIPAPLPGAALNTDDASPIQYRAPLELLRGVEPDKALVQTSSADLERLFFPNLDERAALFELGKAASRRGALATLEVIASLLDQAGEAGRAGEMQALAVALRRKLDAANQINNLLLLADERGEAKDAVAALAALQQAETLGISGAEQHSRAGFAFLNLGRYAEAERHFDQAVATPVSRFYYQSLAARGATRFRLGRRAEGTADILAAKTLDPGEALAYLLFGLALFDAGERDAAFRELRQGASIAPQDERVRSTLEYLSSLPPPPGPKGPGPSPK, encoded by the coding sequence ATGAAGCCCGCGGGCCGCCGCCTGCTGCAGCTGTGCCTTCTTCTCTCGGGAGCCGCCGCGCTCATCCTGGAGATCGCCTGGTCGAGGAACCTCTCGCTGATCCTCGGCAACTCCCACCAGGCCGTGGCGACGGTGGTGGCTTCCATGATGACCGGGCTCTGCCTCGGGAGCGTCGCGGCCTCCCGGGCTCTGCCGCGCCTGCGGCATCTGCCGCGCGCCTATGGGACGGTGGAAATGGCCGTGGGCGCCTACGCGGCGCTGACGCCGCTCCTCTTCAAGCTGGTCCCTGTCCTCCTCGCCCCCCTCTACTCCCTGCCCGGACCTTTCTTCCTGGGGGCCCGATTCCTGCTCGTCTTCCTGCTGCTGCTTCCGGCGAGCGCCGGGATGGGCAGCACCCTGCCGCTGGCGACCGCCGCCTTGTCGCGGCAGGGCGGCAAGGAGTCGCCCGGAGAGGAGGCTGATTCGATCGGTGGAAGGCTGTATGGCCTCAACACGCTCGGGGCTTTCCTCGGAACGCTGGCCGGCGGGTTCCTTTTGCTTCCGGCGGTGGGGCTGTTCAAGTCGACGCTCGCCGGGGCGGGCCTCGGCCTGGGCGTCGGGACGCTGGTCTGGCTGCTTTCCGACTCGCTGCTCGATCAGCCGGCGCCGGGCGGCATCGCGAGCCGGAAGCCAAGCGTGCCGGCCGATCGCCGATTCGCCTGGGTGCTGCCCCTCTACGCCGCCTCCGGGTTCGTGGCGATGGTCTACGAGATCACCTGGACGCGCGTCCTGGCGCCGATCGCCGGGACCTCCGTCTATTCATTCACCCTGATCCTGGCCGCGATCCTCGCGGGAATCGGTCTTGGCAGCCTCCTCCTCTCCTCGGGGCGGACGACAGCCGGAAGCGATCCCGCCCGGGGATTCGCCGTCGGGCAGATCCTGTTGGCGGCCGCTTCCTTCGCCTCCCTCTGGGGGCTCAAGGCCCTGCCCGATCTCATGCTCTTCGCCGCTTCACGCAACGCCTCCCGCCCCGGGGGGTTCTTCTTCTGGCAATTCCTGCTCTTCGGCTTCATCGTCCTGACTCCCGGGATGATCCTGGGGGCGCTTTTTCCGTTCGCGGCCCGGCTCATGGCCCGGGTCGAGCCGAGTGCCGGCGCCGGCGTCGGCCGCGTCTACGCCTGGAACACCGCCGGTTCGATCCTCGGGTCCCTGGCGGCGGGCTTCGTCCTGGTCGAGATGCTGGGCAGCGAGACGACGCTCGCCTTCGCCTCGGGGGCGAGCGCCGCGCTGGGCCTCCTGACTCTGGCCGGGTGCAGCGGACGAAAGTTCCGCCTCGCCACGGGCTCGGCGGGGGCGCTGCTGCTCGTCGTCGTCCCGTTGGCGATTCCCCGCTGGGATCTCTACCGGATGACCTCCGGAGTCACGCAAATCCTGCGAACTCTCCGACAGAAGAGCCCGTCGATCCCGCTGGCCGATCTGATCGCCGGTTCGAAGGCTCCCGATGCCCGCGTCGTTTTTCATCGCGAGGGGAAGACTTCCACCGTGACGGTAATCCGGGAATGGAGCCTCACCTGGCTTCGAGTGGACGGGAAGACCGACGCCAGCAGCACCGGCGAAGACATGCTGACCCAGGTGCTGCTGGGGCAGCTCCCCTTCTTCTTCGCGGCGCAACCCTCCGACGCGTGCGTCATCGGATTCGGCTCGGGCGTCACCTCCCACGCGGTGCTGACTCATCCCATCCGACGGCTCGACAACGTCGAGATCGAGCGCCAGGTCGTGGAGGCTTCCCGCTTCTTCCGGGAAGTCAATTTCGATCCCCTCGCCGATCCGCGGAGCCGGCTGATCGTCGACGACGCGCGCACCGCCCTCGCCTACCGCCCGGCGACCTACGACGTGATCGTCTCCGAGCCCTCGAATCCCTGGATGGCCGGAGTGAACAACCTTTTCACCCGCGAGTTCTACCAGCTGGTCCGCCGCCGCCTGAAGCCGGGAGGCGTCTTCTGCCAATGGGTCCAGTCGTACGAGCTGTCCAGCGCGTCGCTGCGCTCCATTCTCGACACCCTGGCCTCGGTTTTTCCCCAGACCCACTTGTTCTCCTCCCACCTTGGCGGGGACATGGTGCTGCTGGCGTCGGATCGTCCGCTGGCCCTGGTGCCCGGGGCTGCGGAGCTCTTCCCCGATCGCCCCCGCGTGGCGGAGGATTTCGCGCGCATCGGCGTGAGCCAGATCTCCGATCTGGCGATCCTGTATACCGCGCCGATCCCCGCGCCGCTGCCCGGGGCGGCGCTGAACACCGACGACGCGTCGCCGATCCAGTACCGCGCGCCGCTCGAGTTGTTGCGCGGCGTCGAGCCCGACAAGGCGCTGGTCCAGACCTCCAGCGCCGATCTCGAGCGCCTCTTCTTTCCGAACCTCGACGAGAGGGCCGCGCTGTTCGAGCTGGGAAAGGCCGCCAGCCGGCGCGGCGCCCTGGCCACGCTCGAGGTGATCGCCTCGTTGCTGGATCAGGCCGGCGAGGCAGGGAGGGCGGGCGAGATGCAGGCTCTCGCCGTGGCGCTGCGCCGGAAGCTCGATGCCGCGAATCAGATCAACAACCTCCTGCTCCTGGCCGACGAGCGGGGAGAAGCCAAGGACGCCGTGGCGGCGCTGGCGGCGCTGCAGCAGGCGGAGACGTTGGGAATCTCCGGCGCCGAGCAGCATTCCCGCGCCGGATTCGCCTTCCTCAACCTGGGTCGGTACGCCGAAGCCGAGAGGCACTTCGATCAGGCGGTGGCGACCCCCGTCTCGCGCTTCTACTATCAATCGCTGGCCGCCCGCGGGGCGACGCGCTTCCGTCTCGGCCGCCGGGCCGAGGGCACCGCCGATATCCTGGCGGCCAAGACGCTCGACCCCGGCGAGGCGCTCGCCTATCTCTTGTTCGGCCTCGCCCTCTTCGACGCTGGCGAGCGGGACGCGGCCTTCCGGGAGCTTCGCCAAGGGGCGAGCATCGCGCCGCAGGACGAGCGCGTACGGTCCACGCTCGAGTACCTTTCGTCGCTTCCGCCGCCGCCGGGCCCGAAGGGGCCGGGGCCCTCCCCGAAGTAG
- a CDS encoding 2-oxoglutarate dehydrogenase E1 component, giving the protein MPPSRLLNAFRRWGYLQADLDPLGRLPPFVHADLRAASGPEAARLRSIYCGAIGAEFMHLPEAERCRWIAGRMESEVPAPDRRRILRRLAATELFERFMHQRFVGTKRYSLEGAAGLVPLLDAVLEGAAAQGAGIVLLSMSHRGRLAVMVQIVGIAAALVFADFEDVDPRSVLGGGDVRYHLGATGEFRAASGDSLQLHLVSNPSHLEAVGPVMMGRARARQARLGEEGTRRVLPVSLHGDAALAGQGIASETLNLSELPGFSVGGTIHVVIDNLIGFTTPRPLLHTGRFASDAARRLDVPIFHVNGQDPEAAARAGAMALEYRAAFHTDVVVDLICYRRYGHSEVDDPTTTQPQLYEKIATLPMLWQAYADRLEVAPPERAGLEEEIRAELERALQEGRAMTTRSTFRQLPDYWSPFAGGRYERGFEVETAVSAQRLAEIGRKIASAPDGFSVHPKVQKGLQERLAMSRGKRRVDWGMAEALAFGALLEEGIPVRLSGQDSRRGTFNQRHAVLFDTRDGTEHVPLARLRPGQGRFEIIDSPLSEASVLGFEYGYSRDTPEALVCWEAQFGDFANGAQVILDQFVAAGEDKWGLLSGLVLLLPHGYEGQGAEHSSARLERFLALAAEDNLQVVQPTTAAQYFHVLRRQCLRRWRKPLVVLTPKSLLRAPAAASALEELAAGAFRPVLGDPESAGAERVLICTGRIAHDLLAERARRAERVALLRLEQIYPFPQAELLEELARRPEARRIVWVQEEPGNMGALRFIRPYLQRLAGDRPVTVVHRAESASPATGSLKAHTLEQKALLDLAFATQPPPERAPR; this is encoded by the coding sequence ATGCCACCCTCCCGACTCCTCAATGCCTTCCGGCGATGGGGTTACCTGCAGGCCGATCTCGACCCGCTGGGGCGCCTGCCGCCGTTCGTCCATGCCGATCTGCGAGCCGCGTCCGGTCCCGAGGCGGCGCGGCTCAGGTCGATCTATTGCGGGGCGATCGGGGCGGAGTTCATGCACCTTCCCGAGGCGGAGCGCTGCCGCTGGATCGCCGGCCGGATGGAGTCGGAGGTCCCCGCGCCGGACCGCCGCCGCATCCTCCGTCGGCTGGCGGCGACGGAGCTCTTCGAGCGCTTCATGCACCAGCGCTTCGTGGGCACGAAGCGCTATTCGCTCGAGGGAGCCGCCGGCCTGGTTCCGCTGCTCGACGCCGTCCTGGAGGGGGCCGCGGCGCAGGGCGCCGGGATCGTCCTTCTCTCGATGAGCCACCGGGGGCGGCTGGCGGTGATGGTCCAGATCGTGGGGATCGCCGCCGCCCTGGTGTTCGCCGATTTCGAGGACGTCGATCCCCGCAGCGTGCTGGGCGGGGGCGACGTGCGCTACCACCTCGGGGCGACCGGCGAGTTCCGGGCGGCGTCGGGCGATTCTCTGCAGCTCCACCTGGTCTCGAATCCCAGCCACCTCGAGGCGGTCGGCCCGGTGATGATGGGCCGGGCACGGGCCCGCCAGGCGCGCCTCGGCGAGGAGGGGACCCGCCGCGTCCTGCCGGTGAGCCTGCACGGCGATGCCGCCTTGGCCGGCCAGGGAATCGCTTCGGAGACCCTCAACCTCTCCGAGCTTCCCGGTTTTTCGGTGGGAGGGACGATCCACGTCGTGATCGACAACCTGATCGGCTTCACGACCCCGCGCCCGCTGCTGCATACCGGCCGGTTCGCGTCGGACGCCGCGCGGCGGCTGGACGTGCCGATCTTCCACGTCAACGGCCAGGATCCGGAGGCGGCGGCGCGGGCCGGGGCGATGGCGCTGGAATACCGCGCCGCGTTCCACACCGACGTGGTCGTCGACCTGATCTGCTACCGGCGCTACGGTCACAGCGAAGTGGACGACCCGACCACGACCCAGCCGCAGCTCTACGAGAAGATCGCCACCCTGCCGATGCTCTGGCAGGCCTACGCCGATCGCCTCGAGGTCGCCCCGCCCGAGCGCGCCGGCCTCGAGGAAGAGATTCGCGCCGAGCTCGAGCGCGCGCTGCAGGAGGGGCGGGCGATGACCACGCGCTCGACCTTCCGCCAGCTGCCCGATTATTGGAGTCCGTTCGCCGGGGGGCGCTACGAGCGGGGCTTCGAGGTGGAGACGGCGGTAAGCGCCCAGCGCCTGGCGGAGATCGGCCGCAAGATCGCCTCGGCGCCCGACGGGTTCAGCGTCCATCCGAAGGTGCAGAAAGGGCTCCAGGAGAGGCTCGCGATGAGCCGCGGGAAGCGCCGGGTCGACTGGGGCATGGCCGAGGCTCTGGCCTTCGGCGCGCTCCTCGAGGAGGGGATCCCGGTGCGGCTCTCCGGACAGGACAGCCGCCGCGGAACTTTCAACCAGCGCCACGCCGTGCTGTTCGACACGCGCGACGGCACGGAACACGTTCCTCTGGCGCGGCTGCGTCCGGGCCAGGGACGGTTCGAGATCATCGACTCGCCGCTGTCGGAGGCCTCGGTGCTGGGATTCGAATACGGCTACAGCCGCGACACTCCCGAGGCGCTGGTCTGCTGGGAGGCGCAGTTCGGCGATTTCGCCAACGGCGCGCAGGTGATCCTCGATCAGTTCGTGGCGGCGGGGGAGGACAAGTGGGGCCTGCTCTCCGGGCTCGTTCTCCTGCTGCCGCACGGCTACGAGGGGCAGGGGGCCGAGCATTCCAGCGCGCGCCTGGAGCGCTTCCTGGCTCTCGCCGCGGAGGACAACCTTCAGGTCGTCCAGCCGACGACCGCGGCGCAGTACTTTCACGTCCTGCGGCGCCAATGCCTTCGCCGGTGGCGCAAGCCGCTGGTGGTCCTCACGCCGAAAAGCCTGCTGCGCGCCCCGGCCGCCGCCTCGGCGCTCGAGGAGCTCGCCGCCGGCGCGTTCCGGCCGGTGCTCGGCGACCCGGAGTCGGCCGGCGCCGAGCGCGTCCTGATCTGCACAGGGCGGATCGCCCACGACCTCCTTGCCGAGCGCGCGCGCCGCGCAGAGCGTGTGGCCCTGTTGCGACTGGAGCAGATTTACCCGTTCCCGCAGGCGGAACTCTTGGAGGAGCTGGCTCGCCGTCCCGAAGCCCGGCGGATCGTCTGGGTCCAGGAGGAGCCCGGAAACATGGGCGCCCTGCGCTTCATCCGCCCGTACCTCCAGCGCCTCGCCGGAGATCGCCCGGTCACGGTCGTTCATCGCGCCGAAAGCGCCAGCCCGGCGACCGGGTCGCTCAAGGCCCATACCCTGGAGCAGAAGGCGCTGCTCGATCTCGCGTTCGCGACCCAGCCTCCCCCGGAGCGGGCTCCGCGGTAA
- a CDS encoding pirin family protein: MMNLLRSADRGRTRLGWLDSFHTFSFGGYHDPQRLGFRDLRVINEDRVLPGEGFGNHPHRDMEIISYVLEGALSHRDSLGTGSVIRAGEFQVMSAGTGITHSEFNASTIAPVHFLQIWIVPERRGLTPRYDQRAFPENARRGRLAPVATPDGRDGSMRIFQDASLYAGSFAAGDRLSHPLAPGRHAWLQVVRGSVLLNGSPLDQGDGASTSDATRLTLEGREDSEVLLFDLR; the protein is encoded by the coding sequence ATGATGAACCTGCTGCGATCGGCCGACCGCGGGCGCACCCGGCTCGGGTGGCTCGACAGCTTCCACACTTTTTCCTTCGGCGGGTATCACGACCCGCAGCGCCTGGGCTTCCGGGATCTCCGGGTGATCAACGAAGACCGGGTCTTGCCGGGTGAGGGATTCGGCAATCATCCCCACCGCGACATGGAGATCATCTCCTACGTTCTGGAGGGCGCCCTCTCCCATCGCGACAGCCTCGGAACCGGCTCGGTGATCCGGGCGGGAGAGTTCCAGGTCATGAGCGCCGGGACCGGCATCACCCACAGCGAGTTCAACGCCTCGACGATCGCGCCGGTGCACTTCCTGCAGATCTGGATCGTCCCCGAGCGCCGGGGGCTGACGCCGCGGTACGACCAGCGCGCCTTCCCCGAAAACGCACGGCGCGGCCGGCTGGCCCCCGTGGCCACTCCGGACGGCCGGGACGGATCCATGAGGATCTTCCAAGACGCGTCGCTCTACGCCGGCTCGTTCGCCGCCGGGGATAGACTGTCTCATCCCCTCGCGCCCGGACGCCACGCCTGGCTGCAGGTGGTGCGCGGCAGCGTTCTGCTGAACGGCAGCCCGCTCGACCAAGGCGACGGCGCATCGACGAGCGACGCGACCCGCCTGACCCTGGAGGGACGGGAGGACTCCGAGGTCCTGCTCTTCGACTTGCGCTGA
- a CDS encoding DUF4215 domain-containing protein, producing MPVFSLPARPARRALLPLMALLLAPLFPPAAAARPSGRDEAAEQLDRLRVRARSTRLRLGEGKPTEPRQPRRGGGGPRSLSPEIQVSGGVSGTQSETSIAVFGDNVVVGYNQVNGNRRSGVSFSTNGGLTFTDTGGLPTGGGTNTLLGDPSVTACGDGKFYYSSILLPGNGSSQLAVNVGTFAGASLTWTNPKLVLSSTADFLDKEWLTCDRLTNTLYMSYTRFVNGNVGDTTEIRIEFLKSTDGGNTWSPPLVLESSTTESIQIAYVTTGPNSEVYVMWERGIDDIAAANTKLELRRSFNLGLSFDPKVVIRTMVPSFFPASVGYNREDTLEIGTIDVDRSTGPRRGALYAVWVEREAGGGTARDVFVASSTNQGASWSAPVKVNDDPAGNDQVMPWLSVNAAGTVEVAWYDYRNWRGMHTVDLYAARSADGGASFSPNFRVTTRPTSWFVVLTLTPNFGDYIGCASEGTEFYPAWADGRNNDIDVFAAHIPTGTCGNAVPDPFEECDDGNVLDGDSCSGACAVTLCGNGTVEGDEECDDASVASGDGCSQVCRLEICGDGIIQRTNKEECDDGNVAAGDGCSASCQIELDKIVWIADERSRLLLESIVTGIPMHIGDPGFHELGDLAFDASGKLFGSTGFNEAISIGYDGFLVDLAAQGLPQRGSVIGDTGWLAMNAIDFHPSSGTLYGIAVDDVGVSRLVTLNPTTGATLSVIGSLGLSNARAMAFDSAGVLYVAGRPLASGNGNLYTVNLATAARTLVGTIGAYQLAGMDFAPDGTLWGVTLRENLASDGSLVTVNKATGAGTIASSFGRLNQQGIRFAPAIAVDHDLDGIHDAADCAPLSAANPPPGLVSGLLFTGASSFTWTAAPNARLHNTYRGTIPAPLGTRLPGSVYDHVCFESGDAQHNGDLTASDPAAPPLGSAFYYVSGGEGCGDGPLDADAAHPIPNPSPCPTPP from the coding sequence TTGCCAGTCTTCAGCCTGCCGGCCCGGCCGGCGCGCCGCGCCTTGTTGCCTCTGATGGCGCTTCTCCTGGCCCCTCTCTTCCCGCCGGCCGCCGCAGCCCGCCCCTCCGGGCGGGACGAGGCGGCGGAGCAGCTCGACCGGCTGCGCGTCCGGGCGCGCTCGACACGCCTGCGGCTCGGCGAGGGCAAGCCGACCGAGCCGCGGCAGCCGCGCCGCGGCGGCGGCGGACCCCGGAGCCTCTCGCCGGAGATCCAGGTGAGCGGCGGCGTCAGCGGCACGCAGAGCGAGACTAGCATCGCGGTGTTCGGAGACAACGTCGTGGTGGGATACAACCAGGTGAACGGCAACCGTCGCAGCGGCGTGTCGTTTTCCACGAACGGTGGCCTGACCTTCACCGATACCGGGGGGCTTCCCACGGGCGGGGGAACGAACACGCTTCTCGGAGATCCTTCGGTGACCGCCTGCGGGGACGGCAAGTTCTATTACTCCAGCATCCTCCTCCCAGGTAATGGGTCCTCGCAGCTCGCCGTCAACGTCGGAACCTTCGCGGGAGCCAGCCTTACCTGGACGAACCCGAAGCTGGTGCTCTCCTCCACCGCCGATTTCCTGGACAAGGAATGGCTGACCTGCGACCGGCTGACCAACACGCTCTACATGAGCTATACGCGATTCGTCAATGGCAACGTGGGCGACACGACCGAAATTCGCATCGAGTTCCTCAAGTCGACGGACGGCGGGAATACCTGGTCGCCTCCGTTAGTCCTGGAAAGTAGCACGACCGAGTCGATCCAGATCGCCTACGTCACGACCGGCCCCAACAGCGAAGTCTACGTGATGTGGGAGCGGGGCATCGACGACATCGCCGCCGCCAATACGAAGCTCGAACTCCGCCGCTCGTTCAATCTGGGCCTCTCCTTCGATCCGAAAGTCGTCATCCGCACGATGGTCCCCTCTTTCTTCCCGGCCAGCGTGGGATACAACCGCGAGGACACCCTGGAAATCGGCACGATCGACGTGGATCGATCGACCGGCCCGCGCCGCGGTGCCCTCTACGCCGTCTGGGTGGAGCGGGAGGCCGGCGGCGGCACGGCGCGCGACGTCTTCGTCGCCAGCTCCACGAACCAGGGAGCGAGCTGGTCGGCGCCGGTCAAGGTGAACGACGACCCCGCCGGCAACGACCAGGTGATGCCCTGGCTCTCGGTGAACGCCGCCGGCACCGTGGAGGTCGCCTGGTACGATTACCGGAACTGGCGGGGGATGCATACGGTGGATCTCTACGCGGCGCGCTCCGCCGACGGCGGCGCCTCATTCTCTCCGAACTTCCGGGTGACGACCCGCCCGACCTCCTGGTTCGTCGTCCTGACGCTGACCCCCAACTTCGGCGACTACATCGGTTGCGCGAGCGAAGGAACGGAATTCTATCCGGCCTGGGCGGACGGCCGGAACAATGACATCGACGTGTTCGCGGCGCACATCCCGACCGGCACCTGCGGCAACGCCGTCCCCGACCCCTTCGAGGAGTGCGACGACGGCAACGTCCTGGACGGCGACTCCTGCTCGGGCGCCTGCGCCGTGACGCTGTGCGGCAACGGAACCGTGGAGGGGGACGAGGAGTGCGACGACGCCAGCGTCGCCAGCGGCGACGGCTGTTCCCAGGTCTGCCGCCTGGAGATCTGCGGCGACGGGATCATCCAGCGCACCAACAAGGAGGAATGCGACGATGGCAACGTCGCGGCGGGCGACGGCTGCTCAGCCTCCTGCCAGATCGAGCTGGACAAGATAGTCTGGATCGCCGACGAGCGCTCCCGGCTCCTGCTCGAGAGCATCGTGACCGGCATCCCGATGCACATTGGCGATCCCGGGTTCCACGAGCTGGGCGACCTCGCCTTCGACGCGAGCGGCAAGCTCTTCGGGTCCACCGGCTTCAATGAGGCCATCAGCATCGGCTACGACGGCTTCCTGGTCGACCTGGCGGCCCAGGGTCTGCCCCAGCGGGGATCCGTGATCGGCGACACCGGCTGGCTGGCCATGAACGCCATCGACTTCCATCCCTCCTCCGGGACCCTCTACGGCATCGCGGTCGACGACGTCGGAGTCAGCCGGCTGGTCACGCTCAACCCGACGACCGGAGCCACGCTCTCGGTGATCGGCTCTCTCGGCTTGAGCAACGCGCGCGCGATGGCTTTCGATTCCGCCGGGGTCCTCTACGTGGCGGGAAGACCTCTTGCGAGCGGCAACGGCAATCTCTATACGGTCAATCTGGCGACCGCGGCTAGGACTCTCGTCGGCACGATCGGCGCCTACCAGCTTGCGGGGATGGACTTCGCGCCCGACGGGACGTTGTGGGGCGTGACGCTGCGAGAGAACCTTGCGTCCGATGGGTCGCTCGTGACCGTCAACAAGGCCACGGGTGCCGGAACGATCGCCTCGAGCTTCGGGCGTCTCAACCAGCAGGGGATCCGATTCGCCCCCGCGATCGCCGTGGATCACGACCTGGACGGGATCCACGACGCGGCCGACTGCGCCCCGCTGAGCGCGGCCAATCCCCCGCCGGGACTCGTCTCGGGACTGCTCTTCACCGGCGCCTCGTCGTTCACCTGGACCGCGGCGCCCAACGCCAGGCTGCACAATACCTATCGAGGGACGATTCCCGCGCCGCTCGGCACGCGCCTCCCGGGCAGCGTTTACGATCACGTCTGCTTCGAGAGCGGCGACGCGCAGCACAACGGCGATCTCACCGCCTCCGATCCGGCGGCACCGCCGCTCGGATCCGCCTTCTATTACGTGTCCGGTGGCGAAGGGTGCGGCGACGGGCCGCTGGATGCCGACGCGGCCCATCCGATCCCCAATCCCTCCCCCTGCCCGACGCCTCCCTGA
- the tadA gene encoding tRNA adenosine(34) deaminase TadA yields MNLVKNSELDENYIHEALRLARRAARKGEVPIGALLVVKDQVLARAGNATVTRRDPTAHAEVLVLRQAAKRLGNHRLAGSILYVTLEPCIMCLGAMVQARIGRCVFGASDPRVGAAGLLSHPALRRGLNHRLSIDGPVLPESCAAVLQSFFRERRRKGRPAATPS; encoded by the coding sequence ATGAATCTGGTCAAAAATTCCGAACTGGACGAAAATTATATCCACGAAGCTCTGCGCCTCGCCCGCCGCGCGGCGCGGAAGGGAGAGGTTCCGATCGGCGCTCTGCTCGTGGTCAAAGACCAAGTCCTGGCCCGTGCCGGGAACGCCACGGTGACGCGCCGAGACCCCACCGCCCACGCCGAGGTGCTCGTCTTGCGCCAGGCCGCCAAACGCCTGGGAAATCACCGCCTCGCCGGCTCGATCCTCTACGTCACGCTCGAGCCGTGCATCATGTGCCTGGGGGCGATGGTCCAGGCGAGGATCGGGCGGTGCGTCTTCGGAGCTTCGGACCCCCGGGTGGGGGCCGCCGGATTGTTGAGCCACCCGGCGCTGCGCCGGGGGCTGAATCACCGGCTGTCGATCGACGGCCCCGTCCTGCCCGAATCCTGCGCCGCCGTCCTCCAATCCTTCTTCCGCGAGCGCCGCCGGAAAGGCCGGCCGGCCGCGACGCCGTCTTGA